From Streptomyces sp. TLI_053, a single genomic window includes:
- a CDS encoding branched-chain amino acid aminotransferase, producing the protein MSTPTQAPITFDLKPSAHPLPQAEREARLANPGFGRVFTDHMVTIRWTEGVGWHDAQLAPYAPIEMDPANMTLHYGQAIFEGLKAYRQADGSIATFRPEANAQRFQASARRLAMPELPVEAFVEAVELLVQQEQAWVPNEPEQSLYLRPFMFATEVGLGVRPANSYLFMIIASPAGAYFPGGVKPVSVWLSEDYVRAAPGGTGAAKCAGNYAASLVAQAEAAAKGCDQVVWLDAAEHRWIEEMGGMNLYFVFGEGEDARIVTPELSGALLPGITRDSLLQLAGDLGYAVEERKISTEEWKRGNADGTLTEVFACGTAAVITPVGSVKSRGGDWTVGAGEPGPVTMELRRSLLAIQGGQAPDTHGWLHRIV; encoded by the coding sequence ATGAGCACGCCCACCCAGGCGCCCATCACGTTCGACCTCAAGCCCTCCGCGCACCCGCTGCCCCAGGCGGAGCGCGAGGCCCGGCTGGCCAACCCGGGCTTCGGGCGCGTGTTCACCGACCACATGGTCACCATCCGCTGGACCGAGGGCGTGGGCTGGCACGACGCCCAGCTGGCGCCCTACGCGCCGATCGAGATGGACCCGGCCAACATGACCCTGCACTACGGCCAGGCGATCTTCGAGGGCCTCAAGGCCTACCGCCAGGCGGACGGCTCGATCGCGACCTTCCGCCCGGAGGCCAACGCGCAGCGCTTCCAGGCCTCGGCCCGCCGGCTGGCGATGCCGGAGCTGCCGGTCGAGGCCTTCGTCGAGGCCGTCGAGCTGCTGGTCCAGCAGGAGCAGGCCTGGGTCCCGAACGAGCCGGAGCAGAGCCTCTACCTGCGGCCGTTCATGTTCGCCACCGAGGTCGGCCTGGGTGTCCGGCCCGCCAACTCCTACCTCTTCATGATCATTGCCTCCCCGGCCGGCGCCTACTTCCCGGGCGGCGTCAAGCCGGTCTCGGTCTGGCTCTCCGAGGACTACGTGCGCGCCGCCCCGGGCGGCACCGGTGCCGCCAAGTGCGCCGGCAACTACGCCGCCTCGCTGGTCGCCCAGGCCGAGGCCGCCGCGAAGGGCTGCGACCAGGTCGTCTGGCTCGATGCCGCCGAGCACCGGTGGATCGAGGAGATGGGCGGCATGAACCTCTACTTCGTGTTCGGCGAGGGCGAGGACGCCCGGATCGTCACCCCCGAGCTGTCCGGCGCCCTGCTGCCCGGCATCACCCGTGACTCGCTGCTGCAGCTCGCCGGCGACCTCGGTTACGCGGTCGAGGAGCGGAAGATCTCCACCGAGGAGTGGAAGCGGGGCAACGCCGACGGCACCCTGACCGAGGTCTTCGCCTGCGGCACCGCCGCCGTGATCACCCCGGTCGGCTCGGTGAAGTCCCGCGGCGGCGACTGGACCGTCGGTGCCGGCGAGCCCGGCCCGGTCACCATGGAGCTGCGCCGCTCCCTGCTCGCGATCCAGGGCGGCCAGGCCCCCGACACCCACGGCTGGCTGCACCGGATCGTCTGA
- a CDS encoding 3-isopropylmalate dehydrogenase: MSRTIRLAVVPGDGIGQEVVAEGLKVLEAALPADVKLESTEFDLGARRYHRTGETLPDSVLAELKAHDAILLGAIGDPSVPSGVLERGLLLKLRFAFDHHINLRPGRLFPGVKSPLAGEPEIDFVVVREGTEGPYVGNGGSLRTGTEQEVATEVSLNTAFGIERVVRDAYRRAQARPRKKLTLVHKNNVLVHAGHLWTRIFEQVGTEFPEVTTDYLHVDAATIFFVTQPERFDVIVTDNLFGDILTDLAAAVTGGIGLAASGNINPSGAFPSMFEPVHGSAPDIAGQGKADPTATVLSVAMLLDHLGYAAEAARIEAAVAADLTERTGTRTTSQVGDALAARVSA, from the coding sequence ATGTCTCGCACGATTCGTCTCGCAGTAGTCCCCGGTGACGGTATCGGCCAGGAAGTGGTGGCCGAGGGCCTCAAGGTCCTGGAGGCTGCGCTTCCCGCCGATGTGAAGCTGGAGAGCACCGAGTTCGACCTCGGCGCCCGGCGCTACCACCGGACCGGTGAGACCCTCCCGGACAGCGTCCTGGCGGAGCTCAAGGCCCACGACGCGATCCTGCTCGGCGCCATCGGCGACCCGAGCGTGCCGTCCGGTGTGCTGGAGCGGGGGCTGCTGCTGAAGCTGCGGTTCGCCTTCGACCACCACATCAACCTCCGGCCGGGTCGGCTCTTCCCGGGCGTGAAGTCGCCGCTGGCCGGCGAGCCGGAGATCGACTTCGTGGTCGTCCGCGAGGGCACCGAGGGCCCGTACGTCGGCAACGGCGGCTCGCTGCGCACCGGTACCGAGCAGGAGGTGGCCACCGAGGTCAGCCTCAACACCGCCTTCGGCATCGAGCGCGTGGTGCGCGACGCCTACCGCCGGGCGCAGGCGCGCCCGCGCAAGAAGCTCACCCTGGTGCACAAGAACAACGTGCTGGTGCACGCCGGCCACCTGTGGACCCGGATCTTCGAGCAGGTCGGCACCGAGTTCCCCGAGGTCACCACCGACTACCTGCACGTCGACGCGGCGACCATCTTCTTCGTCACCCAGCCCGAGCGGTTCGACGTCATCGTGACCGACAACCTGTTCGGCGACATCCTGACCGACCTGGCCGCCGCCGTCACCGGCGGGATCGGCCTGGCCGCCAGCGGCAACATCAACCCGAGCGGCGCCTTCCCGTCGATGTTCGAGCCCGTGCACGGCTCGGCCCCGGACATCGCCGGCCAGGGCAAGGCCGACCCGACCGCCACCGTGCTGTCGGTCGCCATGCTGCTCGACCACCTCGGGTACGCCGCCGAGGCCGCCCGGATCGAGGCCGCGGTCGCCGCGGACCTCACCGAGCGCACCGGCACCCGTACCACCTCCCAGGTCGGCGACGCGCTCGCCGCCCGAGTATCCGCCTAG
- a CDS encoding Uma2 family endonuclease, translated as MEALSEQYPVWLRPPIEGHTADSLDRLPDLPPHTELLFGGLVFSAPQTRFHARTVGDLDRHLDEQVPEGWEVWCRMGLKLDHRNRPEPDVMVVDLAADTGPDQTFCHAKDVLLVVEVVSQESGERDREVKPRKYAAAGIPHFWRVECDEGRPVVHTYEIDPATGLYGLTGIHHKQLKVDRPFPVDIDLT; from the coding sequence ATGGAGGCTCTCTCGGAGCAGTACCCGGTTTGGCTCCGCCCACCGATCGAGGGGCACACCGCCGACAGCCTCGACCGGCTGCCCGACCTTCCACCGCACACCGAATTGTTGTTCGGCGGCCTGGTCTTCAGCGCGCCCCAGACCCGCTTCCACGCGCGGACGGTCGGAGACCTGGACCGGCACTTGGACGAACAGGTGCCGGAGGGTTGGGAGGTCTGGTGCCGTATGGGGCTGAAGCTGGACCACCGCAACCGCCCGGAGCCCGACGTGATGGTCGTCGACCTCGCCGCGGACACCGGGCCCGATCAGACCTTCTGCCACGCGAAGGACGTCCTGCTCGTCGTCGAGGTCGTCTCCCAGGAGTCCGGGGAGCGCGACCGCGAAGTCAAGCCGCGCAAGTACGCCGCCGCCGGCATCCCCCACTTCTGGCGGGTCGAGTGCGACGAGGGGCGGCCCGTGGTCCACACCTACGAGATCGACCCGGCCACCGGGCTCTACGGGCTGACCGGGATCCACCACAAGCAGCTGAAGGTGGACCGGCCGTTTCCGGTCGACATCGATCTCACCTGA
- a CDS encoding S8 family serine peptidase: MRHPVVRRPLARLGLTLTLLAGPALLTGAAPATGSPPTSPASPSAPPGRSAAGPVAVLLELATEPVAPAWRRAGDEARRGRRSPEAVRGEAARAGAAQRTRASTALDRLAAAVHEAVPAARELYRTRTLVTGLAVNAPADRLPALRTLPGVAAVHPIVRKRRDNAHSVPVTGAPEVWTGGSSDGGPDGGDTGRGVRIGIADSGIDYTHADFGGPGTEEAFRSVDGAKPAPAGLFPSAKVSGGRDLVGDDYQPDPSSPHYQPEPHPDENPIDCVRNGHGTHVAGTAAGLGVTTDGQPYRGPYRPGLDPGGFRVGPGAAPGAQLYAIRVFGCDGSTDQLGEALDLAADPDGDGDPSDRLDVLNLSLGSRFGATDDADALAVDRLAALGTVVVAAAGNEGDVYAIGGSPGTAARALAVAASVDPHSDADGLTVLDPQPLAGVVPAHWSARYQDWSTADVAGELALPADQRDGCTAFSEADRKRIAGRIAVLAWSTRESERACGSGPRADHVAEAGALGALLAADDDHLAEIAGNDRVPLALLARADGERLRAGAAAGPVRVRLAAPGNPLHGVVAQDQPQRLDTLTDFTSRGIGVPGVVKPDLAAPGETIWSARVGSGTGGQREDGTSMATPHAAGLAALVRAAHPGWTVEQVKAALMNTAGDTWLGDGGTGPVYGPERTGAGRAAVDRAVRTPAVAYAAGEGAVEGAVGVSFGPVAVTGPLAQVREVEVRNLSAAPVAYRTGYAAATELPGARFELAPDRVELPPGGTARVRVTLSVPGALGRAPDPTIATVQGGRARSYRGELSGRLLLTPDDPAVPGLRVPLFAAPRPATDLAATAPVRTTRSGAVVAFTGTDAPGDAPGLLSAFALGGEGTRWADCPPDSGAAVGPGAGFVPEGSTEEAEHLRDVCVERPGDRAADLRAVGAATDAPTVAGDPLAEGRLYLGAQVWAPAATPVGLFGVRASLDTDGDGVTDVVVRADRMRGSDVLVARTVDARTGAELDVQPLNARWGDTDTALLDSDTVVLPVRLSALPGVRAGHSTVHYAVWTGLAGAGRDPADAFSAIGLRGTRPTLAVDVLHPAVDIRTGPGGPTALAAPVHAATLLDIRRTDGDRSRVLLLHHLNPEGRRSQILTLP, encoded by the coding sequence ATGCGCCATCCCGTCGTCCGCCGACCGCTTGCCCGGCTCGGCCTGACGCTCACCCTGCTCGCCGGACCGGCCCTGCTCACCGGGGCCGCCCCGGCCACCGGCAGCCCGCCGACGTCCCCGGCATCACCGTCGGCCCCGCCGGGCCGCTCCGCCGCCGGACCCGTCGCCGTCCTGCTGGAACTCGCCACCGAACCGGTCGCCCCCGCCTGGCGCCGGGCCGGGGACGAGGCCCGGCGCGGCCGGCGCTCCCCGGAGGCCGTCCGCGGCGAGGCGGCCCGGGCCGGCGCCGCCCAGCGGACCCGCGCCTCCACGGCGCTGGACCGCCTGGCCGCCGCCGTCCACGAAGCCGTCCCCGCCGCCCGGGAGCTCTACCGCACCCGCACCCTGGTCACCGGGCTCGCCGTCAACGCCCCCGCCGACCGGCTGCCCGCGCTGCGCACCCTGCCCGGGGTCGCGGCCGTGCACCCGATCGTCCGCAAGCGGCGGGACAACGCCCACTCGGTGCCGGTCACCGGCGCGCCCGAGGTCTGGACCGGCGGCTCCTCCGACGGCGGCCCGGACGGCGGTGACACCGGCCGGGGCGTGCGGATCGGCATCGCGGACAGCGGCATCGACTACACCCACGCCGACTTCGGCGGTCCCGGCACCGAGGAGGCGTTCCGCTCGGTCGACGGGGCGAAGCCCGCGCCGGCCGGACTCTTCCCGAGCGCCAAGGTGTCCGGCGGCCGCGACCTGGTCGGCGACGACTACCAGCCCGATCCGTCCTCCCCGCACTACCAGCCCGAGCCGCACCCGGACGAGAACCCGATCGACTGCGTCCGCAACGGCCACGGCACCCATGTGGCCGGCACCGCCGCCGGCCTCGGCGTCACCACCGACGGACAGCCCTACCGGGGCCCCTACCGGCCCGGCCTGGACCCGGGCGGCTTCCGGGTCGGCCCCGGTGCCGCGCCCGGCGCCCAGCTGTACGCGATCCGGGTGTTCGGCTGCGACGGCTCCACCGACCAGCTCGGCGAGGCCCTCGACCTGGCCGCCGACCCGGACGGCGACGGCGACCCGAGCGACCGGCTCGACGTCCTCAACCTCTCGCTCGGCAGCCGCTTCGGCGCCACCGACGACGCCGACGCCCTCGCCGTCGACCGGCTCGCCGCGCTCGGCACCGTGGTGGTCGCCGCCGCCGGCAACGAGGGCGACGTGTACGCCATCGGCGGCAGCCCCGGCACCGCCGCCAGGGCGCTCGCGGTCGCCGCCTCGGTCGACCCGCACAGTGACGCCGACGGCCTCACCGTGCTCGACCCGCAGCCGCTCGCCGGGGTCGTGCCGGCCCACTGGAGCGCCCGCTACCAGGACTGGTCCACCGCCGACGTGGCCGGGGAGCTCGCCCTGCCCGCCGACCAGCGGGACGGCTGCACGGCCTTCTCCGAGGCCGACCGGAAGCGGATCGCCGGGCGGATCGCCGTGCTCGCCTGGAGCACCCGGGAGTCCGAGCGCGCCTGCGGCTCGGGCCCGCGCGCCGACCACGTCGCCGAGGCCGGGGCCCTCGGCGCCCTGCTCGCCGCCGACGACGACCACCTCGCCGAGATCGCCGGCAACGACCGGGTCCCGCTGGCCCTGCTCGCCCGTGCCGACGGCGAACGGCTCCGCGCGGGCGCCGCCGCCGGCCCGGTCCGCGTCCGCCTCGCCGCGCCCGGCAACCCGCTGCACGGTGTCGTCGCCCAGGACCAGCCGCAGCGGCTCGACACCCTCACCGACTTCACCTCCCGCGGCATCGGGGTGCCCGGGGTGGTCAAGCCGGACCTCGCCGCCCCCGGCGAGACCATCTGGTCGGCCCGGGTCGGCAGCGGCACCGGCGGCCAGCGCGAGGACGGCACCTCGATGGCCACCCCGCACGCCGCCGGCCTGGCCGCGCTGGTCCGCGCGGCCCACCCCGGCTGGACCGTCGAGCAGGTCAAGGCCGCGCTGATGAACACCGCCGGGGACACCTGGCTCGGCGACGGCGGCACCGGCCCGGTCTACGGGCCCGAGCGCACCGGCGCCGGCCGGGCCGCCGTCGACCGGGCCGTCCGCACCCCGGCCGTCGCCTACGCGGCGGGGGAGGGCGCGGTGGAGGGCGCCGTCGGCGTCTCCTTCGGCCCGGTCGCCGTCACCGGGCCGCTGGCCCAGGTGCGCGAGGTCGAGGTCCGCAACCTGTCCGCCGCCCCGGTCGCCTACCGGACCGGCTACGCGGCCGCCACCGAACTGCCCGGCGCCCGTTTCGAGCTCGCGCCCGACCGGGTCGAGCTGCCGCCCGGCGGCACCGCCCGGGTCCGGGTCACCCTGAGCGTGCCCGGCGCGCTCGGCCGCGCCCCGGACCCGACGATCGCCACCGTCCAGGGCGGCCGGGCCCGCAGCTACCGGGGCGAGCTCTCCGGCCGGCTGCTGCTGACCCCGGACGACCCGGCCGTCCCCGGTCTGCGGGTGCCGCTGTTCGCGGCCCCCCGCCCGGCCACCGACCTGGCCGCCACCGCCCCGGTCCGCACCACCCGCTCCGGGGCCGTGGTCGCGTTCACCGGCACCGACGCGCCCGGTGACGCGCCCGGCCTGCTCAGCGCCTTCGCGCTCGGCGGGGAGGGCACCCGCTGGGCGGACTGCCCGCCGGACAGCGGGGCGGCCGTCGGGCCCGGCGCGGGCTTCGTGCCGGAGGGCAGCACCGAGGAGGCCGAGCACCTGAGGGACGTCTGCGTGGAGCGCCCCGGCGACCGCGCGGCCGACCTGAGGGCCGTCGGCGCCGCCACCGACGCGCCCACCGTCGCCGGGGACCCGCTCGCCGAGGGCCGGCTCTACCTCGGCGCCCAGGTGTGGGCCCCGGCCGCCACCCCGGTCGGGCTGTTCGGCGTCCGGGCCTCGCTGGACACCGACGGCGACGGCGTCACCGACGTGGTGGTCCGGGCCGACCGGATGCGCGGCAGCGACGTCCTGGTGGCCCGGACGGTGGACGCCCGCACCGGCGCCGAACTCGACGTCCAGCCGCTGAACGCCCGCTGGGGGGACACCGACACCGCGCTGCTGGACTCCGACACGGTGGTGCTGCCGGTCCGGCTCTCCGCCCTCCCGGGCGTCCGGGCCGGGCACAGCACGGTCCACTACGCGGTGTGGACCGGCCTGGCCGGCGCCGGGCGGGACCCGGCCGACGCCTTCTCCGCGATCGGCCTGCGCGGCACCCGTCCCACCCTCGCCGTGGACGTCCTGCACCCCGCCGTCGACATCCGCACCGGCCCCGGCGGCCCCACCGCCCTGGCCGCCCCCGTCCACGCCGCCACCCTGCTGGACATCCGCCGCACCGACGGCGACCGCTCCCGGGTGCTGCTGCTCCACCACCTCAACCCGGAGGGCCGCCGCAGCCAGATCCTGACCCTGCCGTGA
- the serA gene encoding phosphoglycerate dehydrogenase: MKSGVVLIAEELSPATVDALGPDFEIRHCNGADRTELLTAIADVDAVLVRSATKVDAEALAAARRLKVVARAGVGLDNVDVSAATKAGVMVVNAPTSNIVTAAELACGLLISVARNIAPANAALKGGEWKRNKYTGVELSEKVLGVVGLGRIGVLVAQRMSAFGMKIVAYDPYIQAARAAQMGVKLVSLEELLEVSDFITVHLPKTPETIGLIGDEALHKVKPTVRIVNAARGGIVDEAALLSALRDGRVAGAGLDVYAKEPCTDSPLFALDNVVATPHLGASTDEAQEKAGIAVAKSVRLALAGELVPDAVNVQGGVIAEDVRPGLPLAEKLGRIFTALAGEVAVRLDVEVRGEITQHDVKVLELSALKGVFEDVVAETVSYVNAPLFAQERGVEVRLTTSSESPEHRNVITVRGTLADGEEIAISGTLAGPKQVQKIVGVDAFDVDVALTDHMAFFKYEDRPGVVGVLGRHLGDAGINIAGMQVARDGSGALASLTVDSEIPQEVLAAIAAEIGARFARSVDLGA; this comes from the coding sequence GTGAAATCTGGCGTCGTACTGATCGCCGAAGAGCTGTCGCCCGCCACCGTCGACGCCCTCGGCCCGGACTTCGAGATCCGGCACTGCAACGGTGCGGACCGCACCGAGCTGCTGACCGCCATCGCGGACGTGGACGCCGTCCTGGTCCGCTCCGCCACCAAGGTCGACGCCGAGGCGCTGGCCGCGGCCCGCAGGCTCAAGGTGGTCGCCCGCGCCGGCGTCGGCCTCGACAATGTGGACGTCTCCGCCGCCACCAAGGCCGGCGTCATGGTCGTGAACGCGCCGACCTCCAACATCGTCACCGCCGCCGAACTCGCCTGCGGCCTGCTGATCTCCGTCGCCCGCAACATCGCGCCGGCCAACGCCGCGCTCAAGGGCGGCGAGTGGAAGCGCAACAAGTACACCGGCGTCGAGCTCAGCGAGAAGGTCCTCGGCGTGGTCGGCCTCGGCCGGATCGGCGTCCTGGTCGCCCAGCGGATGTCCGCGTTCGGCATGAAGATCGTCGCGTACGACCCCTACATCCAGGCCGCCCGCGCCGCGCAGATGGGCGTCAAGCTGGTCTCGCTGGAGGAGCTGCTGGAGGTCTCGGACTTCATCACCGTCCACCTCCCGAAGACCCCGGAGACCATCGGCCTGATCGGCGACGAGGCGCTGCACAAGGTCAAGCCGACGGTGCGGATCGTCAACGCCGCCCGCGGCGGCATCGTCGACGAGGCGGCGCTGCTCAGCGCCCTGCGCGACGGCCGGGTGGCCGGCGCCGGTCTGGACGTGTACGCCAAGGAGCCGTGCACCGACTCGCCGCTGTTCGCCCTCGACAACGTGGTGGCCACCCCGCACCTGGGCGCCTCCACCGACGAGGCCCAGGAGAAGGCCGGCATCGCCGTCGCGAAGTCGGTCCGCCTGGCGCTGGCCGGCGAGCTGGTGCCGGACGCGGTCAACGTCCAGGGCGGCGTGATCGCCGAGGACGTCCGGCCGGGCCTGCCGCTGGCCGAGAAGCTCGGCCGGATCTTCACCGCGCTGGCGGGCGAGGTCGCCGTCCGGCTCGACGTCGAGGTGCGCGGCGAGATCACCCAGCACGACGTCAAGGTGCTCGAACTGTCCGCCCTCAAGGGTGTGTTCGAGGACGTCGTGGCGGAGACGGTGTCCTACGTCAACGCCCCGCTGTTCGCCCAGGAGCGCGGTGTCGAGGTGCGGCTGACCACCTCCAGCGAGAGCCCCGAGCACCGCAACGTCATCACCGTGCGCGGCACCCTCGCGGACGGCGAGGAGATCGCCATCTCCGGCACGCTGGCCGGCCCCAAGCAGGTCCAGAAGATCGTCGGTGTGGACGCCTTCGACGTGGACGTGGCGCTCACCGACCACATGGCCTTCTTCAAGTACGAGGACCGGCCCGGCGTGGTCGGCGTCCTCGGCCGCCACCTCGGCGACGCCGGCATCAACATCGCCGGCATGCAGGTCGCCCGCGACGGCAGCGGCGCGCTCGCCTCCCTCACCGTGGACAGCGAGATCCCGCAGGAGGTGCTGGCGGCGATCGCGGCCGAGATCGGTGCCCGCTTCGCGCGTTCGGTCGACCTCGGCGCCTGA
- the ilvC gene encoding ketol-acid reductoisomerase yields the protein MAELFYEDDADLSIIQGRKVAVIGYGSQGHAHALSLRDSGADVRVGLKPESKSRAKAEEAGLRVVTPAEAAAEADVIMILVPDPIQADVYEADIAPHLKAGDALFFGHGLNIRFGFIKPPADVDVCMVAPKGPGHLVRRQYEEGRGVPAIVAVEQDASGKAFDLALSYAKGLGATKAGVIKTTFTEETETDLFGEQAVLCGGTAALVKAGFETLVEAGYQPEIAYFECLHELKLIVDLMYEGGLEKMRWSVSETAEWGDYVTGPRIITADTKAEMKKVLTEIQDGTFANTWIAEYKAGLPKYNEYKKADEDHLLETTGKKLRKLMSWVKEEA from the coding sequence GTGGCCGAGCTGTTCTACGAAGACGACGCCGACCTGTCCATCATCCAGGGCCGCAAGGTCGCGGTCATCGGCTACGGCAGCCAGGGCCACGCCCACGCGCTGTCCCTGCGCGACTCGGGCGCGGACGTCCGGGTCGGCCTGAAGCCGGAGTCCAAGTCCCGTGCCAAGGCCGAGGAGGCCGGCCTGCGCGTGGTCACCCCCGCCGAGGCCGCGGCCGAGGCCGACGTCATCATGATCCTGGTGCCGGACCCGATCCAGGCGGACGTCTACGAGGCCGACATCGCCCCGCACCTGAAGGCCGGCGACGCCCTGTTCTTCGGCCACGGCCTGAACATCCGCTTCGGCTTCATCAAGCCCCCGGCCGACGTCGACGTCTGCATGGTCGCTCCGAAGGGCCCGGGCCACCTGGTCCGCCGCCAGTACGAGGAGGGCCGCGGCGTCCCCGCGATCGTCGCGGTCGAGCAGGACGCCTCCGGCAAGGCCTTCGACCTGGCGCTGTCCTACGCCAAGGGCCTGGGCGCCACCAAGGCCGGCGTCATCAAGACCACCTTCACCGAGGAGACCGAGACCGACCTGTTCGGTGAGCAGGCCGTCCTCTGCGGTGGCACCGCCGCCCTGGTGAAGGCCGGTTTCGAGACCCTGGTCGAGGCCGGTTACCAGCCGGAGATCGCCTACTTCGAGTGCCTGCACGAGCTGAAGCTCATCGTCGACCTGATGTACGAGGGCGGCCTGGAGAAGATGCGCTGGTCGGTCTCCGAGACCGCCGAGTGGGGCGACTACGTCACCGGCCCGCGGATCATCACCGCCGACACCAAGGCCGAGATGAAGAAGGTCCTCACCGAGATCCAGGACGGCACCTTCGCCAACACCTGGATCGCCGAGTACAAGGCCGGTCTGCCCAAGTACAACGAGTACAAGAAGGCCGACGAGGACCACCTGCTGGAGACCACCGGCAAGAAGCTCCGCAAGCTGATGAGCTGGGTCAAGGAAGAGGCGTAA
- the ilvN gene encoding acetolactate synthase small subunit, with protein MSKHTLSVLVENKPGVLARIAALFSRRGFNIDSLAVGPTEHPDISRMTIVVNVEDLPLEQVTKQLNKLVNVIKIVELDQSAAIQRELVLVKVRADNDTRSQIVEIVQLFRAKTVDVSPDAVTIEATGSSDKLEAMLRMLEPYGIKELVQSGLVAIGRGARSITDRSLRALDRSA; from the coding sequence ATGTCCAAGCACACCCTCTCCGTCCTGGTCGAGAACAAGCCCGGCGTGCTCGCCCGGATCGCCGCGCTGTTCTCCCGTCGGGGCTTCAACATCGACTCCCTCGCCGTCGGCCCGACCGAGCACCCGGACATCTCCCGGATGACCATCGTGGTCAACGTCGAGGACCTCCCGTTGGAACAGGTCACCAAGCAGCTCAACAAGCTCGTCAACGTGATAAAGATCGTCGAACTCGACCAGTCCGCTGCGATCCAGCGGGAACTGGTCCTGGTGAAGGTCCGCGCCGACAACGACACCCGGTCGCAGATCGTCGAGATCGTCCAGCTGTTCCGCGCCAAGACGGTCGACGTGTCCCCGGACGCGGTGACCATCGAGGCCACCGGCAGCTCGGACAAGCTGGAGGCCATGCTCCGGATGCTGGAGCCCTACGGCATCAAGGAGTTGGTCCAGTCCGGCCTGGTCGCCATCGGGCGCGGCGCCCGTTCGATCACGGACCGCTCGCTGCGCGCCCTCGACCGCAGCGCCTAG